The segment CATTATGACCTGCCGACGCTCATCGCCGCATCCGCCGGCGCCGCACTGGGGAGCTGGATCGTGGACTACGCCTTCTGGTACAACACATTGGCGGTGCCAATCGTGGTGCTGATGCTCATCGCCCGGTTCATCTCCGCGGCTATCCTTTCCGGCTGGCTCGGCAAGGTGCTGAGCGATGCGCTGGCCGCCACCGGCGTGCTGGACAACACCGCGCTGGGCCGCGCCCGCATACAGGGATGAGCTTATGGCCTGGATCGATGTCCGCCATCTGACGGTGCGCTACCCGCGTGCCCCGCGGCCGGCACTGCAGGATGTGAGCTTCCAGGCCGAACGCGGGGAGACGCTCCTGCTCCTTGGTCCCAGCGGGAGCGGCAAAAGCACGCTGGGGCTGTGTCTGGCCGGCCTGATCCCCGACTCGGTACCGGCGGCCATGCAGGGGGAGGTGCTCATCGCTGGGCAGAACATCGCGGCCCTGACTGTGGGTCAGCGCACCGCCCAAGTGGGCATCGTCTTCCAGGACCCGGAAGCCCAGTTCTGCATGCTGACCGTTGAGGACGAGGTGGCCTTCGGCCTGGAGAACATGGCCCTGCCCCGTCCGGAAAT is part of the Anaerolineae bacterium genome and harbors:
- a CDS encoding thiamine permease produces the protein HYDLPTLIAASAGAALGSWIVDYAFWYNTLAVPIVVLMLIARFISAAILSGWLGKVLSDALAATGVLDNTALGRARIQG